A genomic segment from Lates calcarifer isolate ASB-BC8 linkage group LG13, TLL_Latcal_v3, whole genome shotgun sequence encodes:
- the gramd2b gene encoding GRAM domain-containing protein 2B isoform X1: MEYYNTDDLFHFKRRNTMSKLSCALSNSAGHHRSDLENVVEERQRNGRMISEALQAADQEQRESSGRRKPALVRSKTFDHSLLTQVQTDSEAKIERKKSHYSQLSKSNCQYHKIFKEISKEEQLRQSYTCALQKDILYQGRMFVSDHWICFHSKVFGKDTKIAIPVVSITHIKKTKTAILVPNALVIATGNDRYVFVSLLSRDNTYKFLMSVCLHLEEKSPCSSPVPSSAENSFRGQRSPLTPRFPLSFSGDFSDLDGAVRQRRQEMEESSSSDSQTPDYDKIAEFPVPPFLDVLTHTDRAAPPEHPDQHKVKNQHQNQQSSDHKQHETQHTGSEVMVDSRTLKPVSLNTLLFVYLFLVCVLVLSSCYLAFKIFSLEQMLTTLGSVTEFTQENDFLRGGADVNTELFSELLTINLMKLEKVQKNLQRLLDEAA, from the exons TTCAGATTTAGAGAACGTGGTGGAGGAGCGTCAGAGAAATGGGAGGATGATCAGTGAAGCTCTGCAGGCTGCTGATCAGGAGCAGAGGGAGTCTTCAGGCAGGAGGAAACCAGCGTTAGTCAG GTCAAAGACCTTTGACCACTCTCTGCTGACTCAGGTCCAGACAGACTCAGAGGCcaagatagagagaaagaagtCTCACTACAGCCAG ctctccAAGAGCAACTGCCAGTACCATAAAATATTCAAGGAGATCAGCAAAGAGGAACAGCTCCGACAGA GTTACACCTGTGCCCTGCAGAAAGACATCCTCTACCAGGGACGAATGTTTGTCTCCGACCACTGGATCTGCTTCCACTCCAAGGTGTTTGGCAAAGACACGAAG ATTGCCATCCCAGTGGTGTCCATCACCCACATCAAGAAGACCAAAACTGCCATCCTGGTGCCAAACGCTCTGGTCATCGCCACTGGAAACGACAGG tATGTGTTCGTGTCCCTCCTCTCCAGAGACAACACCTACAAGTTCCTGATGTCCGTCTGTCTTCATCTGGAG GAGAAGAGTCCATGCAGCAGCCCCGTCCCCTCCTCAGCAGAGAACAGcttcaggggtcagaggtcacctcTGACACCTCGCTTTCCTCTG AGTTTCTCAGGTGACTTCAGTGACCTGGATGGAGCGGTGCgacagaggaggcaggagatggaggagagcagcagctccGACTCCCAGACCCCCGACTACGACAAGATAGCAG AGTTCCCTGTTCCTCCGTTCCTGGATGTGTTGACGCACACGGACAGAGCGGCTCCTCCTGAGCATCCAGACCAGCACAAAGTGAAGAACCAGCATCAGAACCAGCAGAGTTCAGACCACAAGCAGCACGagacacagcacacag GCTCAGAGGTGATGGTGGACAGCAGGACTCTGAAACCAGTTTCTCTCAACACTTTGCTGTTTGTCTACCTGTTCCT agtGTGTGTCCTGGTCTTGTCGTCCTGTTACCTGGCCTTTAAGATCTTCTCGTTGGAGCAGATGCTGACGACGCTCGGCTCCGTTACAGAGTTCACACAGGA AAACGACTTCCTGCGAGGGGGCGCTGACGTGAACACAGAGCTCTTCTCTGAACTTCTGACCATCAACCTGATGAAGCTGGAGAAG GTGCAGAAGAAtctgcagaggctgctggaCGAAGCTGCCTGA
- the gramd2b gene encoding GRAM domain-containing protein 2B isoform X2, which produces MTEQCVNQQTSQEDTRKCNRGAAKHEERDYHSDLENVVEERQRNGRMISEALQAADQEQRESSGRRKPALVRSKTFDHSLLTQVQTDSEAKIERKKSHYSQLSKSNCQYHKIFKEISKEEQLRQSYTCALQKDILYQGRMFVSDHWICFHSKVFGKDTKIAIPVVSITHIKKTKTAILVPNALVIATGNDRYVFVSLLSRDNTYKFLMSVCLHLEEKSPCSSPVPSSAENSFRGQRSPLTPRFPLSFSGDFSDLDGAVRQRRQEMEESSSSDSQTPDYDKIAEFPVPPFLDVLTHTDRAAPPEHPDQHKVKNQHQNQQSSDHKQHETQHTGSEVMVDSRTLKPVSLNTLLFVYLFLVCVLVLSSCYLAFKIFSLEQMLTTLGSVTEFTQENDFLRGGADVNTELFSELLTINLMKLEKVQKNLQRLLDEAA; this is translated from the exons TTCAGATTTAGAGAACGTGGTGGAGGAGCGTCAGAGAAATGGGAGGATGATCAGTGAAGCTCTGCAGGCTGCTGATCAGGAGCAGAGGGAGTCTTCAGGCAGGAGGAAACCAGCGTTAGTCAG GTCAAAGACCTTTGACCACTCTCTGCTGACTCAGGTCCAGACAGACTCAGAGGCcaagatagagagaaagaagtCTCACTACAGCCAG ctctccAAGAGCAACTGCCAGTACCATAAAATATTCAAGGAGATCAGCAAAGAGGAACAGCTCCGACAGA GTTACACCTGTGCCCTGCAGAAAGACATCCTCTACCAGGGACGAATGTTTGTCTCCGACCACTGGATCTGCTTCCACTCCAAGGTGTTTGGCAAAGACACGAAG ATTGCCATCCCAGTGGTGTCCATCACCCACATCAAGAAGACCAAAACTGCCATCCTGGTGCCAAACGCTCTGGTCATCGCCACTGGAAACGACAGG tATGTGTTCGTGTCCCTCCTCTCCAGAGACAACACCTACAAGTTCCTGATGTCCGTCTGTCTTCATCTGGAG GAGAAGAGTCCATGCAGCAGCCCCGTCCCCTCCTCAGCAGAGAACAGcttcaggggtcagaggtcacctcTGACACCTCGCTTTCCTCTG AGTTTCTCAGGTGACTTCAGTGACCTGGATGGAGCGGTGCgacagaggaggcaggagatggaggagagcagcagctccGACTCCCAGACCCCCGACTACGACAAGATAGCAG AGTTCCCTGTTCCTCCGTTCCTGGATGTGTTGACGCACACGGACAGAGCGGCTCCTCCTGAGCATCCAGACCAGCACAAAGTGAAGAACCAGCATCAGAACCAGCAGAGTTCAGACCACAAGCAGCACGagacacagcacacag GCTCAGAGGTGATGGTGGACAGCAGGACTCTGAAACCAGTTTCTCTCAACACTTTGCTGTTTGTCTACCTGTTCCT agtGTGTGTCCTGGTCTTGTCGTCCTGTTACCTGGCCTTTAAGATCTTCTCGTTGGAGCAGATGCTGACGACGCTCGGCTCCGTTACAGAGTTCACACAGGA AAACGACTTCCTGCGAGGGGGCGCTGACGTGAACACAGAGCTCTTCTCTGAACTTCTGACCATCAACCTGATGAAGCTGGAGAAG GTGCAGAAGAAtctgcagaggctgctggaCGAAGCTGCCTGA